The sequence TTTGTGCAGCGGTGATACCAGGAGGGGGCATGGTGAAGTTACTACCCGTACGCAACACGAGGTAACGATCGAGATCCACGCGACCAATGTTGTCCAGGTAGCTGAGCGACAAATAGGTTCCAGTATCCTCCATCGCCGATGTCACAAACTCGCCCTGACCTTTCGTCCAGTAACTCACCCAATCGTTGGCCCAGTCATTCATCATCGCGCCGTGCCAGAAGGTCATCGCTGCCAATTGATCCCCTTTCATTACCACCGCCTGTTGCTGAGCCTTCGGGTGGTTCACATAGAGTTTGCGCGTTTCTTCGAGCGAAGGCATATCAGGCAAAACGGTGTCTTTGGTCAATTCGTAGGCCCAGTCAACTAACGAGAGATTCAGCGTATACATTTCACCATTGAACGGCTCCTGGTAGGCCGCCATCGGTGTTGCACTCTCGCTAAACAACGGGAAATACCCGTGTTTCCAGTCATTAGGCATCTCACGCGGATCAATTTCATGCGCAAGGTCCCCGTCAATCAAGTGCTCCGCCCAAGCCGCAGAGCCAATAGATGCATCTTCTGGGTCGATTCCGGCAATCCCCGCAACCAGCCAATACGCTTTAGAGAAATCAAACCGTGGATCGAGCCCCAGCGCCATAATCGCTGACGTGGATTTGGCGGTTCCCATACCGGTAACAACCCCCATCACAC comes from Teredinibacter turnerae and encodes:
- a CDS encoding purine nucleoside permease is translated as MFNKRLIGIFAFCSWLCSCASSPINSGVTITQTPIPVKVVVVSMFEIGEDEGDTAGEFQLWKERMDLDTRFAFPNSHHDIYMNMDKGVMGVVTGMGTAKSTSAIMALGLDPRFDFSKAYWLVAGIAGIDPEDASIGSAAWAEHLIDGDLAHEIDPREMPNDWKHGYFPLFSESATPMAAYQEPFNGEMYTLNLSLVDWAYELTKDTVLPDMPSLEETRKLYVNHPKAQQQAVVMKGDQLAAMTFWHGAMMNDWANDWVSYWTKGQGEFVTSAMEDTGTYLSLSYLDNIGRVDLDRYLVLRTGSNFTMPPPGITAAQNLMAENEGYAGLQAALESAYLVGSKVVNALLADWATYETTLPGSGN